TTCGGCATTACGCCCGATCTCGTGACCGTAGGCAAAGCGCTCGGCGGGGGCATAGCAATCAGTGCGGTCGGCGGTAGGGAAGCCATCATGAAATTGGTGGATGACGGGGTAGTCAGCCATCTTGGAACCTTGAACGGAAACGGCGTGTCCACGGCGGCGGCGATTGCCACGATCCGCGAGCTTCGCAAAGATAAGGGGGCCGCCTTCTCCCATATGGAAGGGTTGACTGGTACATTAGTCGAAGGCTTCCGGTCATTATTTAAGCAGCACGACGTACCGGGAATTATCAATCAAATCGGTCCCGTCTTTAATGTCATGTTTACGGAAGAAACAGAGGTTCGGGGTTTCGCCGCTTACAATAGACGCGATTCGGCCAAATACGCTCGCTTCGCCGAGCTGATGCTGGATGAGGGAGTTCTCGTTCGTCCGAACGGCTTGTGGTATCTGTCGACCGCGCACAGTGAAGCGGATATTGAGAAAACACTCTCGGCGATCGGCGCTGTGCTTCCGAAGTTATAATAAAATAATTCGAATTTGGGCAGGAGAGGAGAAGGATTCGGATGAGGCTATTAGTAGCGGGCATTTTCCACGAGACGAACACTTTCGCTCCAGGGAAGACGGAAATCGAGCAGTTTCAAGGCGAGTGGGTAGAAGGTGCCGACGCCTACCTCGAGCGATATAAAGGAACCCGGACGAGCATGGGGGGAGTAATCGACGCGGCTGCCGCTGAGAATACGGAGTTGGTATGCGGAGCGTATTTGTCCGCTACACCGTCGGCTATGGTCTCGGCTTCAGCCGCTGAAGTCCTTCTAGCCAAGCTGGTTTCCACGGTTGATGCGGAAGCCGATGGCATTATCGTCATTCTGCATGGGGCAATGGTGGCAGAAGGGATCGCGGACATGGAGGCTGAAGCGCTTCGCCGCATTCGGACGAAAGTCGGACTGAAAGTGCCGATCGCGATTACGTTGGATATGCATGCGAATGTCAGCCAGGAGATGCTGGATCAAGTTCAGATCGTGACCGGCTATGACACTTACCCGCACATCGATCCTTATGAAAGAGCCGTCGAGGCGCTCGTGTTATTGGCACGTACGGTGCGGGGGGAATTGACTCCTGTCCTAGCGCTTGCTCGGCCGGGAATGCTGATCGTGCCACCGGTGATGCTGACAGATGAAGCGGGTCCGATGCGGGAATTGATGAGTAGGGCATTCGAGATGGAGCGGGAGCCGGGCGTGCTCAGCATTATGGTTGCGGGTGGTTTTCCTTACAGCGATGTGCCGGCCGCCGGTATGGCTTTCGTCGTTGCGACGGATGGAGATTCGGCGCTTGCTCACAGGCTAGCCAACGAGCTCTCGTTCATGGCTTGGGAACGCCGGGAGCGATTCGTCAGTCCGGCCTATCCACCGGCGGATGCCCTACGATTAGCCATGGAAGAGCCGAAAGGCCCGGTTGTCCTTGTCGAAGGCTCCGATAACGTAGGGGGCGGAGCTCCAGGAGATGCGACATTCCTGCTCGGACATTTGGTCGACGCCCCGGTTAAGAGCCTGATCGTGATTTGCGATCCGGAAGCGGTAAAGCTTGCCGACAGGCTTGGAGTCGGAGGAACGTTCGAGGCCGACATCGGCGGCAAAAGCGATCGGTTGCATGGCGATCCGGTTGCCGTTCGAGGGCAGATTGGGTTGCTATTCGACGGGAAGTACACCCATATCGGCTCTTATATGACGGGTCAGAGAGCGGATATGGGGCGAACCGCGGTTATTGAAGTCAATCGATTAACGATAATTATTACAGAACGACGGACGGCTCCTTGGGATCCCGGCCACGTCGTTTCGCTTGGGCTGCGCGCGCAAGACTTCCACATCATTGCGGTTAAAGCGGCAATCGCGTGGAAGACGGCATTCGGGGACATCTGCACGAGGTATATTCTCGTCGATACTCCCGGTTGCTGCGCGGTGGATGTAAACCATTTTAGCTATAAGCAAATCGTACGGCCTATCTACCCGCTTGATCGTGAATGAAAAGAAGAGGCTGCCACTGAGTTAATCAATGGACAGCCTCTTCTTTTTTATTTATCGAGTCCCCGAGGCAACGGATTTCACCTGCATCTCGAAGTTTTTAATGATTTGGAATCCGTTATAATGACTCATGATTTCATTGTAATAGACTGGCCATCGCTTTCCCGACTGATCGGAGAACAGCATTTTGACTTGCAGCTCGTTTTGCCTGGACCGGAAAGCTCCTACATCAATGCCGACGGGCGGTGCCAATGTAACTCCAAGCTTCGCTTTGACTGGAAGCTGGACCAAGAATGTTTTGATGTCTGTGTCTCTCGCTGTCGTATTGGGATCAACGATCTGCAAACCTAGCACGCTAGGGGTCTCCGGCGTGAAGAAACCCCATAATTTTAATGAGTCGACAGAATGTCTAGAATCCTCCGCCTTCTTAGGTAATAACGTGATCGTGTTACCGCGACGCGAATAGTGCTCCCCCTCTATACCGTAATGGGTGAGGAGAAACCCCTCATCACTCGATAGCCAATCTAATATTTCCACTATTTTCTTTATTCTCTCGGGATACTTGTCGGCAGTCATCTTGGCAAAAACAAAAGGATATTCAGGTGAACCCCCTGCCCTTAACGGCTGGTTACCCAGCGGGTTAAAGGGTACCCAGTTGGCTTTCGGATCAAGCTTACGACTAAGCGATTGAATACTTCCCGGATTAGCATCCAAGGCGAAATCAACGGTTTGGCCAAGGACAACACCTACTTTTCCATGTATCGCTTTGTCGATATGCTCCGTGCCGGAGTTGAAAAACCAGTCAGGATCGACCAACCCCCCATTAATGACCTTAAGAATATCGTCTACGACATGTTCGATTCTCAGATCCGATTCCATGTCGACAAGCTTATTATTATTCATATAAGCCGGATATACGAGACCGTTCTTTGCATACTCGGGCCAGTCGGTAGACAGACTCGAATTGTTGCCCGATGTCGTAAATCCATAGGTATCCTTCTTGCCGTTTCCGTCCGGATCATCGAATGTAAAGGCGCGTAATACTTGCAAATATTCGTCGTAATTATGCGGAATTTTCAATCCTAAATGCTTAAGCCAATCTTGACGGATATAGTAGCTGCGATAAGAATTCTTATCATAGGGAATCGGAGCACGATAGAAGCGATTATGAATCTGATATTGTTTCAATTCCTTCTCGGTTACCCAGTACTTGAAGTAGTTTGGCATCGAAAGCGGGGATACATAAGACGACATATCCGCGAGCACGCCATCGAGCGAAAGTTTGGAAGCTCCGTCGCTGCTTCTATCGATCCACATATCAGGAGGGTTGTTGGAGAATAGCAATGACTCGATCTTGGCGTTATACTCATTTCCAGGCACCATAGCGGTAACATGGATACGGACGTTAAACTTCTTCTCTATGATTTGGCGAATAAGATCGGTATCTCTCTCAGGCAATGCCATATCCAAGGGAGCATTGATGAACAGATTCAAAAACATAATTTGTTGATCTTCATTTGGAGGCGCAGGAAGGGGCGATTTGTTGTTTTGCGCCCAGATGCTCCAACAGAGTACGAATAATCCGATGACTAAGAAGACAATTAAAGGTAGAATAGATCGGTATCGTATCAACCATTTTCCCCTCCGGACAGCTCATTGCTGATTACTTATTTAATATGTTAAGTTATTTCCTAGAGAAAATAAATGACTTTCGAATAATAAATTTTGCTAACTATCTAGCGGAATGAGGGGAGCAATGAAGACAAACTGGTTTAACAGATTACTACTCTCCTATTTGCCAGTATTTTTTATTATCAGCTTAAGCCTCTTGCTAATGACCTTCCTGACTTTAAGCGAAATGTCCAAGAAGGCTTCCGTAAAGGCGAATAATGCTGTGTCTCACAATATTTCGAAGATGATAGACAGCAAGCTCGCGGATATAGACTCCTTATTTCTATATGAAATACAGAACAATGAGAAGATCAAACAGTTTTTCTCGGACAATCCCAAGGACAATCGCCATTATACGGATATTCAAGCTTCTTCGGCATTAAAGGAACTATTGCAGAACAATCCGACG
This portion of the Cohnella abietis genome encodes:
- a CDS encoding M81 family metallopeptidase, whose product is MRLLVAGIFHETNTFAPGKTEIEQFQGEWVEGADAYLERYKGTRTSMGGVIDAAAAENTELVCGAYLSATPSAMVSASAAEVLLAKLVSTVDAEADGIIVILHGAMVAEGIADMEAEALRRIRTKVGLKVPIAITLDMHANVSQEMLDQVQIVTGYDTYPHIDPYERAVEALVLLARTVRGELTPVLALARPGMLIVPPVMLTDEAGPMRELMSRAFEMEREPGVLSIMVAGGFPYSDVPAAGMAFVVATDGDSALAHRLANELSFMAWERRERFVSPAYPPADALRLAMEEPKGPVVLVEGSDNVGGGAPGDATFLLGHLVDAPVKSLIVICDPEAVKLADRLGVGGTFEADIGGKSDRLHGDPVAVRGQIGLLFDGKYTHIGSYMTGQRADMGRTAVIEVNRLTIIITERRTAPWDPGHVVSLGLRAQDFHIIAVKAAIAWKTAFGDICTRYILVDTPGCCAVDVNHFSYKQIVRPIYPLDRE
- a CDS encoding type 2 periplasmic-binding domain-containing protein, which translates into the protein MIRYRSILPLIVFLVIGLFVLCWSIWAQNNKSPLPAPPNEDQQIMFLNLFINAPLDMALPERDTDLIRQIIEKKFNVRIHVTAMVPGNEYNAKIESLLFSNNPPDMWIDRSSDGASKLSLDGVLADMSSYVSPLSMPNYFKYWVTEKELKQYQIHNRFYRAPIPYDKNSYRSYYIRQDWLKHLGLKIPHNYDEYLQVLRAFTFDDPDGNGKKDTYGFTTSGNNSSLSTDWPEYAKNGLVYPAYMNNNKLVDMESDLRIEHVVDDILKVINGGLVDPDWFFNSGTEHIDKAIHGKVGVVLGQTVDFALDANPGSIQSLSRKLDPKANWVPFNPLGNQPLRAGGSPEYPFVFAKMTADKYPERIKKIVEILDWLSSDEGFLLTHYGIEGEHYSRRGNTITLLPKKAEDSRHSVDSLKLWGFFTPETPSVLGLQIVDPNTTARDTDIKTFLVQLPVKAKLGVTLAPPVGIDVGAFRSRQNELQVKMLFSDQSGKRWPVYYNEIMSHYNGFQIIKNFEMQVKSVASGTR